Proteins encoded together in one Bosea sp. (in: a-proteobacteria) window:
- a CDS encoding lipopolysaccharide biosynthesis protein: protein MLPDRATILAYLTILSGSAGRLAISLVYFLIVANTLTLGEFGLFATASATGLILSRMLAFGFISPLYRVATVKPRLIGAYLSGFSVLAVLSLPLIAAAAAGAWHVLFAGRLAALPFAVIILAEVVGWRLVEVVAIVNNGLRRFRQAATLVVIGSALRTLAALAFAGFGQANLEIWVLAYCGATMASALIAFTVFLPRVRWRFVRRLYPRRMADAVFAGTADIVFYIQSELDKLLVLGLAGERTAGLYAIALRVIDLTAMPVRSFNQMLVQKIMQERGIGGLKRLAGYEIGIALISVAGLAAVILALKPFPHLLGRNVSEAAYLFSPMLLVPAFRNLVEYHAELLYARERTGARITLLCLLTALKAGLITIVMTQLSADGSWAFWMNGVFAAVYLASAAFTYRLLAQARPGARTGGGSARAAGR, encoded by the coding sequence ATGCTGCCGGATCGCGCCACCATCCTCGCCTACCTCACCATCCTGAGCGGCTCCGCCGGCCGGCTCGCGATCTCCCTTGTCTACTTCCTCATCGTTGCGAATACGTTGACCCTCGGCGAATTCGGGCTGTTCGCCACCGCCTCCGCCACCGGGCTGATCCTGTCGCGGATGCTCGCCTTCGGCTTCATCTCGCCGCTCTACCGCGTCGCCACCGTCAAGCCGCGTCTGATCGGCGCCTATCTTTCCGGCTTTTCCGTCCTCGCCGTCCTGTCGCTGCCGCTGATCGCGGCGGCGGCGGCGGGCGCCTGGCACGTGCTCTTCGCCGGCCGCCTCGCGGCCCTGCCCTTCGCGGTGATCATCCTCGCCGAGGTCGTGGGCTGGCGGCTCGTCGAGGTCGTCGCCATCGTCAACAACGGGCTCAGGCGCTTCCGGCAGGCGGCGACGCTGGTCGTGATCGGCTCGGCGCTCAGGACGCTCGCGGCCCTCGCCTTCGCCGGCTTCGGCCAGGCAAACCTCGAGATCTGGGTCCTCGCCTATTGCGGCGCGACGATGGCGAGCGCGCTGATCGCCTTTACGGTCTTCCTGCCCCGGGTGCGCTGGCGCTTCGTGCGCCGGCTCTATCCGCGCCGCATGGCCGATGCCGTCTTCGCCGGCACGGCCGACATCGTGTTCTACATCCAGTCCGAGCTCGACAAGCTCCTGGTGCTCGGCCTCGCGGGCGAGCGCACGGCCGGGCTCTACGCCATCGCGCTGCGGGTGATCGACCTCACCGCCATGCCGGTGCGCAGCTTCAACCAGATGCTGGTGCAGAAGATCATGCAGGAGCGCGGCATCGGCGGGCTCAAGCGCCTCGCCGGCTACGAGATCGGCATCGCGCTCATCTCGGTCGCGGGGCTTGCCGCCGTCATCCTGGCGCTGAAGCCTTTCCCGCATCTGCTCGGGCGCAACGTCTCGGAAGCCGCCTATCTGTTTTCGCCGATGCTGCTGGTCCCGGCCTTCCGCAACCTCGTCGAATATCACGCCGAGCTGCTCTATGCCCGCGAGCGCACCGGCGCGCGCATCACGCTCCTGTGCCTGCTCACCGCCCTGAAGGCGGGGCTGATCACCATCGTGATGACGCAGCTTTCCGCGGACGGGAGCTGGGCCTTCTGGATGAACGGCGTCTTCGCCGCGGTCTATCTGGCCTCGGCGGCCTTCACCTATCGCCTGCTGGCGCAAGCGCGGCCTGGCGCTCGAACAGGCGGCGGATCCGCGCGAGCGGCTGGCCGATGA
- a CDS encoding WecB/TagA/CpsF family glycosyltransferase: protein MSATASILVARDAGRRKRPGYAKRDIGGIGIAVMGREAAIAEVIDAVATGGHVKLAFCNANLVNVAAGDAALQRSLSTFLVLADGIGVDLGSLLLYRQPFPANLNGTDFFPALFDGAGRSLRVALLGGRPGVADRAAAALARRYPAHRFTVVSHGYFAAEEEGALLDGLKRARPDLLLVAMGNPLQERFIADRLGPQHCAVAAGVGALFDFFAGEVPRAPEALRRARLEWIYRLWREPRRLWRRYVLGNPAFLMQMARQYAMGGRRSR, encoded by the coding sequence GTGTCCGCAACCGCCTCCATCCTGGTCGCCCGCGACGCCGGCCGCCGCAAGCGGCCGGGCTACGCCAAGCGCGACATCGGCGGCATCGGCATCGCGGTGATGGGGCGCGAGGCGGCGATCGCCGAGGTGATCGACGCGGTGGCGACGGGCGGCCATGTCAAGCTCGCCTTCTGCAACGCCAACCTCGTGAACGTCGCCGCGGGCGATGCCGCCTTGCAGCGCAGCCTCTCGACCTTCCTCGTGCTCGCCGACGGCATCGGCGTCGATCTCGGCAGCCTCCTGCTCTATCGCCAGCCGTTCCCGGCCAACCTCAACGGGACGGATTTCTTCCCGGCCCTGTTCGACGGGGCGGGGCGCAGCCTTCGCGTCGCCCTGCTCGGCGGCCGGCCGGGCGTCGCCGACCGGGCCGCCGCGGCTCTCGCCCGGCGCTACCCGGCGCACCGCTTCACGGTCGTCTCGCACGGCTATTTCGCCGCCGAGGAGGAAGGGGCGCTGCTGGACGGGCTGAAGCGCGCGCGGCCGGACCTGCTCCTGGTGGCGATGGGCAACCCGCTGCAGGAGCGCTTCATCGCCGACAGGCTCGGGCCCCAGCATTGCGCGGTCGCCGCCGGCGTCGGCGCGCTGTTCGATTTCTTCGCCGGCGAGGTGCCGCGCGCGCCCGAAGCCTTGCGCCGGGCGCGGCTCGAATGGATCTACCGGCTCTGGCGCGAGCCGCGCCGGCTCTGGCGGCGCTACGTGCTCGGAAATCCCGCTTTCCTGATGCAGATGGCGCGTCAATACGCCATGGGCGGCAGGCGCAGCCGGTGA
- a CDS encoding endo-1,4-beta-xylanase, which yields MIERHSQTDWNEAQPTRRALLRAAAGVAAGTVAGAGHAAVASAPIPLGSAAEIGAFRADSRYRAALKRHCDVVVPMNDLKWEALRQDRSRFDFSGADEIVAFAEANRKALRGHALLWGEALPAWAKAMTTRAEAERELIRHIEVVVDRYKGRIATWDVVNEAIRWEPSPRQPYRDTIWQRLLGPEHVEIAFRTAARVDPKARLVLNDYHFEEPVADAAARRRIALDICRRLKDKGIPVHGIGMQAHLYAEKGIDVDGVQRFMRELDDLNLDVEITELDVIDWKMPADSGKRDAAAAALVSTFLEAVVAVKRPKAIVTWGLTDRYSWIHETFPRRDSARARPLPLDADYRAKPMLAVLERYRAGLS from the coding sequence TTGATCGAGCGGCACAGCCAAACGGACTGGAATGAGGCGCAGCCGACGCGCCGCGCCCTGCTGCGCGCCGCCGCCGGCGTGGCGGCGGGCACTGTCGCGGGCGCGGGCCATGCCGCCGTGGCCTCGGCCCCGATCCCGCTCGGCTCGGCGGCGGAGATCGGCGCCTTCCGCGCGGATAGCCGCTATCGCGCGGCGCTGAAGCGCCATTGCGACGTCGTCGTGCCGATGAACGACCTGAAATGGGAGGCGCTGCGGCAGGACCGGTCCCGCTTCGATTTCTCCGGCGCCGACGAGATCGTCGCCTTCGCCGAGGCGAACCGCAAGGCCCTGCGCGGCCACGCTCTGCTCTGGGGCGAGGCGCTCCCGGCCTGGGCGAAGGCGATGACGACCCGCGCCGAGGCCGAGCGCGAGCTTATCCGCCACATCGAGGTCGTGGTCGACCGCTACAAGGGCCGCATCGCCACCTGGGACGTGGTCAACGAGGCGATCCGCTGGGAGCCGAGCCCCCGCCAGCCCTATCGCGACACGATCTGGCAGCGCCTGCTCGGGCCGGAGCATGTCGAGATCGCCTTCCGCACGGCGGCGCGGGTCGATCCCAAGGCGAGGCTCGTCCTCAACGACTATCATTTCGAGGAGCCGGTCGCGGACGCCGCCGCCCGCCGCAGGATCGCGCTCGATATCTGCCGGCGCCTGAAGGACAAGGGCATCCCGGTGCACGGCATCGGCATGCAGGCCCATCTCTATGCCGAGAAGGGCATCGACGTGGACGGGGTGCAGCGCTTCATGCGCGAGCTCGACGATCTTAACCTCGATGTCGAGATCACCGAGCTCGACGTGATCGACTGGAAGATGCCAGCCGACTCAGGCAAGCGCGATGCCGCCGCCGCCGCCCTGGTCTCGACCTTTCTCGAGGCGGTCGTGGCGGTGAAGCGGCCGAAGGCGATCGTCACCTGGGGGCTGACCGATCGCTATTCCTGGATCCACGAGACCTTTCCGCGCAGGGATAGCGCCCGGGCGCGACCCCTGCCGCTCGATGCCGACTATCGGGCAAAGCCGATGCTCGCCGTGCTCGAGCGCTACCGGGCCGGGCTCAGCTGA
- a CDS encoding DUF6492 family protein — protein MSSTRFALATPSYRGDIERCRLLCASIDRFVSGHAVHYLLVEDRDVPLFRELEGPRRAILPESQLLPGWLKPWPDPSSLGRRRLWTGVRALARGLPPLRGWHAQQLRKFALARLCPEDVVLFADSDMLFVRPFDLTQLERDGEIRLYSKPGAITADMRERHVPWCENAASLLGLDRPAFPCPDYINMVSWRREVVLGLLDRIEAVGGEDWVSALARRRRFSEYVIYGYYVERLVGIEAARHWAAPEELCKYYWFSEDTVGFERLESFEEVLQPGQVAVAVQSFIGQPLARIRRLFERQAALAPAGDR, from the coding sequence GTGAGTTCGACGCGTTTCGCGCTGGCGACGCCGAGCTACCGGGGCGATATCGAGCGCTGCCGGCTGCTCTGCGCCAGCATCGACCGCTTCGTTTCCGGCCACGCGGTGCATTATCTCCTGGTCGAGGATCGCGACGTCCCGCTCTTCCGCGAGCTCGAAGGGCCGCGGCGGGCCATCCTGCCGGAATCGCAGCTGCTGCCGGGCTGGCTGAAGCCCTGGCCCGATCCTTCGAGCCTCGGCCGGCGCCGGCTCTGGACCGGGGTGCGGGCGCTGGCGCGCGGGCTTCCGCCGCTGCGGGGCTGGCATGCCCAGCAGCTCAGGAAATTCGCCCTCGCCAGGCTCTGCCCCGAGGACGTCGTCCTCTTCGCCGATTCGGACATGCTGTTCGTGCGGCCCTTCGACCTCACGCAGCTGGAACGGGACGGAGAGATCCGGCTCTACAGCAAGCCCGGCGCCATTACCGCCGACATGCGCGAGCGGCATGTGCCGTGGTGCGAGAACGCCGCTTCGCTGCTCGGGCTCGACCGGCCGGCCTTCCCCTGCCCCGACTACATCAACATGGTGAGTTGGCGCCGCGAGGTGGTGCTCGGGCTCCTCGACCGGATCGAGGCGGTCGGCGGCGAGGACTGGGTCTCGGCGCTCGCCCGCCGGCGCCGCTTCTCCGAATATGTGATCTACGGCTATTACGTCGAGCGCCTCGTCGGGATCGAGGCGGCGCGCCATTGGGCGGCGCCTGAGGAATTGTGCAAATACTACTGGTTCAGCGAGGACACGGTCGGTTTCGAGCGGCTGGAATCCTTCGAGGAGGTGTTGCAGCCCGGCCAGGTCGCGGTCGCCGTGCAGTCCTTCATCGGCCAGCCGCTCGCGCGGATCCGCCGCCTGTTCGAGCGCCAGGCCGCGCTTGCGCCAGCAGGCGATAGGTGA
- a CDS encoding exopolysaccharide transport family protein: protein MFTTEPAHSEAEGAPQPPAAAGPARFARLADPAWIAAVLWARRRLILAMAGLGLGLAILAGLVMAPKYVSTAQLFIDPRDLRVIQNDVSPSAVGSDPTSITGYLESQARVIASDSIKSRVVERLGLDRDPDFGGASGGLLSRLLGAEPGSSPKALLYALAALDRTVAVRRGERTFVIDISATARDPDKAAGIANALAETYLEDQAAVRAEAAQRATAALTGRLEEMRNRLRIAEEKAEKYKEAHNIVGLGGRSLGEDQLALNSAQLVAARTRATEARAKYEQIAATRASGIEAGAMPEAIASNTMTALRAQLGAALAREADLVSSLGARHPALAAAQAQVRDARRQIAEELSRIARAAKAEYDRAVEAERGLARRVEELTAGQYAAGRASVQLRELEREVESSRAVYDAFLRRARETGELGGIDTTNARIISPAMPPLEKSGLSRRTLALIGAVGGGGAGALLALALALFAAPPAPEGAPAPARKPFWRRAPRPGPVEAKEDGPPSPAAPQQPPSPPASAPAAALGPSGWRRLMAIQGGRAEPLRRSVPATIPAPEPVPLPKLGTLPAVRHRRWRREAAELRSVFQGQAHLVDVIDKPKAGFAAAVAGIRRALAEAAGGDERRRILVLALEPQAGATTLALNLALDAALAGLPALLVDAGGGARGLTAVFAAGAPIGFGDVIAGQAPLARARLTDEGTGLTFLPRSGALPSAETGSFRTGPFAAAHRFAPMIVDGGSLPVAGLIARFAEAVDDIVLVTRQDSLAKAEGGRWLEELGPHAAKLRGLVVNAA, encoded by the coding sequence ATGTTCACCACCGAGCCGGCTCACAGTGAAGCTGAGGGCGCGCCGCAGCCGCCCGCGGCGGCCGGGCCCGCCCGCTTCGCCCGCCTTGCCGATCCCGCCTGGATCGCGGCTGTGCTGTGGGCGCGGCGCCGGCTGATTCTCGCCATGGCCGGGCTCGGGCTCGGGCTCGCGATCCTCGCCGGGCTGGTGATGGCGCCGAAATACGTCTCGACCGCGCAGCTCTTCATCGACCCGCGCGATTTGCGCGTCATCCAGAACGACGTCTCGCCCAGCGCCGTCGGCAGCGATCCGACCTCGATCACCGGGTATCTCGAAAGCCAGGCGCGGGTGATCGCCTCCGACAGCATCAAGTCGCGGGTGGTCGAGCGGCTCGGCCTCGACCGCGATCCCGATTTCGGCGGCGCCAGCGGCGGCCTTCTCTCCCGGCTCCTCGGAGCCGAGCCCGGCTCCTCCCCGAAGGCGCTGCTCTATGCGCTGGCGGCGCTCGACCGCACCGTCGCGGTCCGCCGCGGCGAGCGCACCTTCGTCATCGACATCTCCGCCACTGCGCGCGACCCGGACAAGGCGGCCGGAATCGCCAACGCGCTGGCGGAGACCTATCTGGAGGATCAGGCGGCCGTGCGCGCCGAGGCCGCGCAGCGGGCGACCGCCGCCCTGACCGGCCGGCTCGAGGAAATGCGCAACAGGCTGCGCATCGCCGAGGAGAAGGCGGAGAAATACAAGGAGGCCCACAACATCGTCGGCCTCGGCGGCCGTTCGCTCGGCGAGGACCAGCTCGCGCTCAACAGCGCCCAGCTCGTCGCCGCCCGCACCCGCGCGACCGAGGCCAGGGCCAAATACGAGCAGATCGCTGCCACCCGCGCCTCAGGCATCGAGGCCGGCGCCATGCCCGAGGCGATCGCCTCCAACACCATGACGGCGCTGCGCGCCCAGCTCGGCGCGGCGCTGGCGCGGGAGGCCGATCTCGTCTCCTCGCTCGGCGCCCGGCATCCGGCGCTGGCGGCGGCGCAGGCGCAGGTGCGCGACGCCCGCCGCCAGATCGCCGAGGAGCTGTCCCGCATCGCGCGCGCCGCCAAGGCCGAATACGACCGCGCGGTCGAGGCCGAGCGCGGGCTCGCCCGCCGCGTCGAGGAGCTCACGGCCGGGCAATACGCCGCGGGCCGCGCCTCGGTGCAGCTGCGCGAACTCGAACGCGAGGTCGAATCCTCGCGCGCCGTCTACGATGCCTTCCTCCGGCGCGCCCGCGAGACCGGCGAGCTCGGGGGCATCGACACCACCAATGCCCGCATCATCAGCCCGGCCATGCCGCCGCTCGAGAAGAGCGGCCTCAGCCGCAGGACGCTGGCGCTGATCGGCGCGGTCGGCGGCGGCGGCGCGGGCGCCCTGCTGGCGCTGGCGCTCGCCCTCTTCGCCGCCCCGCCTGCGCCGGAGGGCGCGCCGGCCCCCGCGCGCAAGCCGTTCTGGCGCCGCGCGCCCCGCCCCGGCCCGGTCGAGGCGAAGGAAGACGGGCCGCCCTCTCCCGCCGCTCCCCAGCAGCCGCCTTCGCCGCCTGCGTCGGCGCCCGCTGCCGCGCTGGGGCCTTCGGGCTGGCGCCGCCTCATGGCGATCCAGGGCGGGCGGGCCGAGCCGCTGCGCCGCTCCGTCCCCGCGACGATCCCCGCGCCCGAACCCGTTCCCCTGCCGAAGCTCGGCACCCTGCCGGCGGTGCGCCACCGCCGCTGGCGGCGCGAGGCGGCGGAGCTTCGCTCGGTCTTCCAGGGGCAGGCGCATCTGGTCGACGTCATCGACAAGCCGAAGGCCGGCTTCGCCGCGGCCGTCGCCGGCATCCGCCGCGCGCTCGCCGAGGCGGCCGGGGGCGACGAGCGGCGCCGGATCCTCGTCCTCGCCCTGGAGCCGCAGGCGGGCGCGACGACGCTCGCGCTCAACCTCGCCCTGGATGCCGCGCTCGCCGGGCTGCCGGCCCTGCTCGTCGATGCCGGCGGCGGCGCGCGCGGCCTGACCGCGGTCTTCGCGGCGGGCGCGCCGATCGGCTTCGGCGACGTCATCGCCGGGCAGGCGCCGCTGGCGCGCGCGAGACTGACCGACGAGGGCACCGGCCTGACCTTCCTGCCGCGTTCGGGGGCCCTGCCCTCGGCGGAAACGGGCTCGTTCCGCACCGGCCCCTTCGCCGCCGCGCATCGCTTCGCGCCGATGATCGTCGACGGCGGCAGCCTGCCGGTGGCCGGGCTGATCGCCCGCTTCGCCGAGGCGGTGGACGATATCGTGCTGGTCACGCGCCAGGACAGCCTCGCCAAGGCAGAAGGCGGACGCTGGCTGGAGGAGCTCGGGCCGCATGCGGCGAAGCTGCGCGGCCTCGTGGTCAACGCCGCCTGA
- a CDS encoding SDR family NAD(P)-dependent oxidoreductase: MNQIDLKDRVAIVTGGAQGIGRAVAERFAASGATVAIWDVDARLAALTAAEIGHGAIGTGVDVTDAEAVRKAGAALEAAHGRIDILVTSAGIAGPNHRTWEYPLEDWARVMRLNVDGTLHCCRSVIPGMIARNYGRIVLVASIAGKEGNPNASAYSASKAAVIALTKSLGKELADKDIAVNCITPAAARTRIFDQMSEEHIGYMLAKIPRGRFLLPQEVAAMVAFLASAENSFTTAGVFDLSGGRATY, from the coding sequence ATGAACCAGATCGACCTGAAGGACCGCGTCGCGATCGTGACCGGGGGCGCGCAGGGCATCGGCCGGGCCGTCGCCGAGCGCTTCGCCGCAAGCGGCGCGACCGTCGCGATCTGGGACGTGGACGCAAGGCTCGCCGCGCTGACCGCCGCCGAGATCGGCCATGGCGCGATCGGCACGGGCGTCGACGTGACCGACGCCGAGGCCGTGCGGAAGGCGGGCGCGGCGCTGGAAGCGGCGCATGGCCGCATCGACATCCTCGTCACCAGCGCCGGCATCGCCGGCCCCAACCACAGGACCTGGGAATATCCGCTGGAGGACTGGGCGCGCGTGATGCGGCTCAATGTCGATGGCACGCTGCATTGCTGCCGCTCGGTGATCCCCGGCATGATCGCCCGCAATTACGGCCGCATCGTCCTCGTCGCCTCGATCGCGGGCAAGGAGGGCAATCCGAACGCCTCGGCCTATTCCGCCTCGAAGGCGGCGGTGATCGCGCTGACGAAATCGCTCGGCAAGGAACTGGCCGACAAGGACATCGCGGTGAACTGCATCACGCCCGCGGCGGCGCGCACCCGCATCTTCGACCAGATGAGCGAGGAGCATATCGGCTACATGCTGGCCAAGATCCCGCGCGGGCGCTTCCTCCTGCCGCAGGAGGTCGCCGCCATGGTCGCCTTCCTCGCCTCGGCCGAGAACAGCTTCACCACCGCCGGCGTGTTCGACCTTTCCGGCGGCCGGGCAACCTACTGA